In Chloroherpetonaceae bacterium, a single genomic region encodes these proteins:
- a CDS encoding MBOAT family protein, whose protein sequence is MLTWLESILFYHPETPMIFTRSAFWWFFAAVLAGYTLVYQRLSWRNAYLFFVSLFFYYKTAGLFVLLLFFSTLADYAIARQIPAASERTRPLWLWASVLLNLGVLAYFKYAYFFTDTYNALFQTDLKVFNFIAHWANGFLGTRFDVEHIILPIGISFFTFQKLSYVVDVYRKELAPLHNLLDFGFFVTFFPQLVAGPIVRATTFIPQMQKPYQLSEREFGVALFLILKGLTKKMLVSDFISVNFIDRVFAHPSAYTGFEALMACYGYSLQVYCDFSGYTDIAIGLSQVMGFRLPANFNEPHKAENVADFWRRWHISLSTWLRDYLYIPLGGNRYGEWRTNLNIMLTMLLGGLWHGASWNFVIWGGLNGLALLFYRYWRRISPIKDSTSPFITVVSVLLTFSFITFTRIFFRAESLELAFEMLQKLAGGIEFALIPSVVSGYAAVFSVMALGFFWQWMPLAWKESGKDFFVRTPVYAKAAIAALTIFALYQAISADMQPFIYFQF, encoded by the coding sequence ATGCTGACTTGGCTGGAATCCATATTGTTCTATCACCCCGAGACGCCAATGATTTTTACACGCAGCGCGTTTTGGTGGTTTTTTGCAGCAGTCTTGGCTGGCTATACGCTTGTCTATCAACGCCTTAGCTGGCGCAATGCCTATCTCTTCTTTGTCAGCCTCTTCTTTTACTACAAGACTGCTGGACTTTTCGTGCTATTGCTTTTTTTCTCTACGCTTGCAGATTATGCAATTGCGCGTCAGATACCTGCCGCGTCTGAGCGCACCCGACCACTTTGGCTTTGGGCAAGCGTGCTTTTGAATTTAGGTGTTCTAGCGTATTTCAAATACGCATACTTTTTTACTGACACCTACAATGCGCTATTTCAGACAGACCTTAAAGTTTTCAACTTCATCGCCCACTGGGCAAATGGCTTTCTTGGCACGCGCTTCGATGTTGAGCACATTATCCTGCCAATTGGTATTTCCTTTTTCACCTTCCAGAAGCTTAGCTATGTGGTTGATGTCTATCGCAAAGAGCTGGCGCCGCTTCACAACCTCTTGGACTTTGGCTTCTTCGTTACCTTCTTTCCGCAACTGGTCGCTGGACCCATCGTGCGTGCCACAACCTTCATTCCGCAGATGCAAAAGCCCTATCAGCTCAGTGAGAGAGAGTTTGGCGTAGCGCTTTTTCTCATTCTCAAGGGTCTTACGAAGAAAATGCTTGTGAGCGACTTTATCTCAGTCAACTTCATTGACCGCGTCTTTGCGCACCCCAGCGCCTACACAGGCTTTGAGGCTTTGATGGCGTGCTACGGCTACTCGCTGCAGGTCTACTGCGATTTTTCAGGCTACACCGATATTGCCATCGGTCTTTCACAAGTAATGGGATTCAGACTCCCTGCAAACTTCAATGAACCGCATAAAGCAGAGAACGTCGCTGACTTCTGGCGGCGCTGGCATATTTCCCTCTCTACTTGGCTGCGGGACTACCTCTACATTCCTTTAGGCGGCAATCGTTACGGTGAATGGCGCACAAACTTGAATATTATGCTGACGATGCTCTTGGGTGGCTTATGGCACGGCGCAAGCTGGAACTTTGTGATTTGGGGCGGCTTGAACGGCTTAGCACTGCTTTTTTACCGCTACTGGCGGCGCATTAGTCCTATTAAAGACAGCACCAGCCCATTTATCACTGTCGTCTCTGTGCTGCTTACTTTTTCGTTCATCACTTTTACACGCATTTTCTTTCGGGCGGAGTCGCTTGAACTCGCCTTCGAAATGCTGCAAAAGCTTGCAGGCGGCATTGAGTTTGCCTTGATTCCCAGCGTGGTGTCGGGCTATGCAGCAGTCTTTAGCGTGATGGCATTAGGCTTTTTCTGGCAGTGGATGCCATTGGCTTGGAAGGAAAGCGGAAAAGATTTCTTCGTGCGCACACCTGTGTATGCAAAGGCTGCAATCGCTGCCCTAACCATCTTTGCACTCTATCAAGCCATTTCGGCTGATATGCAGCCATTCATCTACTTTCAGTTCTGA